One region of Primulina tabacum isolate GXHZ01 chromosome 17, ASM2559414v2, whole genome shotgun sequence genomic DNA includes:
- the LOC142531410 gene encoding uncharacterized protein LOC142531410 produces the protein MAIIRYTSLFSSPILSLKYASIKVTTNSRVAMSANRTTHFSVKAQSRSSVKNMVFEDQSAGVVCYKDENGEIICEGFDEGPRFQPQLSIFDNNKSSNSIEIIDLFQRCWLQPVDGDDHELKSEGKGFSCGKLIFNIN, from the exons ATGGCTATCATCAGATATACTTCTCTGTTTTCATCTCCAATTCTATCTCTAAAATATGCTTCAATTAAAGTGACAACAAATAGTAGAGTGGCCATGTCTGCAAACAGGACTACTCATTTCTCAGTTAAAGCACAGAGCAGATCATCTGTCAAAAACATG GTCTTCGAGGATCAATCTGCTGGTGTTGTTTGTTACAAAGATGAAAATGGGGAGATAATATGTGAAGGATTCGACGAGGGCCCTCGATTTCAACCTCAATTATCGATTTTCGataataataaatcaag CAATAGCATTGAGATAATCGACCTATTTCAAAGATGTTGGCTTCAACCAGTTGATGGAGATGATCATGAGCTGAAAAGTGAAGGCAAGGGATTTTCCTGTGGCAAACTGATTTTCAATATTAATTGA